Sequence from the Flavobacterium sp. TR2 genome:
GCCAATATTGCCGCGCTCTTTTTTAAGTTTTTTGGTGTAATTCCAATATTTGGGCTCATAATTGTCTTTTTAATGGTTTATTTTCAAAGTTACTTTTAGTTCCAAATTTTTCTATTACACAATTTTTGACAGATGTTATAGAATTTAATGTTGACATAAATAAATGTCAGGTTGAACGTTCCGAAGTTTCGGGACGTTCAACCACCAACCACCAACCACCAACCACCAACCACCAACCACCAACCACCAACCACCAACCACCAACCACCAACCACCAACCACCAACCATCAACCATCAACCATCAACCACCAACCACCAACCATCAACAATTAACCATTAACCATTAACTCATTAACCATTATAATTTGTAATTTTGCCGCACAAGCAAAAAAAGAATATGACAACACAACAGCTACACGAACAAATTCTTCAAAAAAAATCATTTTTATGCGTTGGTTTAGATCCAGATCTGACTAAAATTCCGCAGCATTTATTAGAAACGGAAGATCCTATTTTTGAATTTAATAAAGCGATAATCGATGCAACACACGATTTGACTGTAGGGTACAAACCAAATACCGCTTTTTTTGAGGCATACGGAATAAAAGGATGGATGTCTCTGCAGAAAACGATTAATTACATTAACGAAAATTACCCTGATATTTTTACGATTGCAGACGCAAAAAGAGGCGATATCGGTAACACGTCTAGTATGTATGCTAAAGCCTTTTTTGAAGATTTGAATTTTGATAGCGTAACGGTTGCGCCTTATATGGGGAAAGATTCTGTTGAGCCTTTCTTGGCTTTCGAAAACAAGCATACCATTATGTTGGCTTTGACTTCAAATGAAGGAGCTTTTGATTTTCAGACTTTAAATACAAACGGAAGAGAGTTGTACAAGCAAGTTCTGGAAACTTCTAAAACCTGGAAAAACAGCGAAAACTTAATGTACGTTGTGGGAGCAACAAAAGCAGAATATTTTACCGAAATTAGAAAAATTGTTCCTGGCAGTTTCTTATTGGTTCCAGGAATTGGCGCTCAAGGCGGAAGTCTGTCTGAGGTTTGCAAATACGGGATGAATGATAAAGTGGGACTTTTGGTAAATTCTGCAAGAGCAATTATTTATGCTTCAAAAGGAACAGACTTTGCTGAAAAAGCTAGAGAAGAAGCATTATCAGTTCAAAAAGAAATGGCAGCTATTATTGACAGCAGATTTTAATTACAATACAAAACAGATTTAACCGCAAAGTTCGCAAAGGATTACGCAAGGTTCGCAAATAACATAACTTTGCGTGCTTAGCGAAAGACTTTGCGAACTTTGCGGTTAAAAAACACAATCTAAACATGAAACAACTAACCGATCAGCTTGGTACTGTTCATACTTTTGAAACAGCTCCAAAACGTATTATTTCCCTAGTTCCTTCGCAAACAGAATTGCTTTATGATTTAGGTTTAGAAGAAAAAATTATCGGAATAACGAAGTTCTGTGTTCATCCGTTTCATTTTAAATCTACCAAAAAAACTGTTGGCGGAACCAAGAAAATTCACTTCGAAAAAATAAAGCTTCTTGAGCCCGATATTATTATCTGCAATAAAGAAGAAAACACACTTGAGATTGTAGAGCAGTTAAGCGCAATCTGTCCGGTTTGGGTGACGAATATCATTACAATTGAAGATAATTTTCAGATGATTTCAGATTTTGGACAATTATTCAATTGCAGAACCGAAGCTCAAAAATGGAATGACAAACTGGCTTTTGCCTTAAGCGATTTTAAAAATTATATAAAAGATATAAAGGAAAAGAAAGCGGCCTATTTTATTTGGAAAAATCCTTACATGGTCGCAGGAAAAGATACTTATATCAATGAGATCTTAAAGCTCAATCATTTTAAAAATATTTACGAAGATAAAGGGCGCTATCCAGAAATTGAATTAAAGAAAATGCGTTTGGAAGGCGATCCAGATATTGTTTTCCTTTCTTCTGAGCCGTATCCTTTCAAAGAAGAAGATGCTTTCGAAATAGGAAGGTTTACGCATCACGCCAAAACTGTTTTTGTTGATGGCGAAATGTTCTCATGGCACGGCAGCAGATTGCTAAAAGCATTTTCGTATTTTAAATTACTGCACGAAAGATTGAAGAATTAGTTTTTTGTTTTAAGTTTTTTGTTTCAGGTTTCAAGTTTCAGGTTTCAAGTTTCAAGTTTCAAGTTTCAAGTTGCTTACTTTGAACATAATTTTATCGCAAGGTTCGTAAAACTTTGTGTAAAAAACTTTGCGTATAACTTTGCGTATAACTTTGCGGCCTTTGCGTTAAACTTCCAACAACCTGAAACTTGAAACCTGAAACTTGAAACCTGAAACTTGAAACTTGAAACTTGAAACCTGACACAAAACAAGTTTTCACAAAAAAAGAATGCCGGCATCTCGAAGACGTCGGCATTATTTAACTAACCAAAACCAAAATAATAAATAACCAGTTTATTACATTACAAATGTCCGACATAAATCAATCTTATGCTGTTAAGATCTTGTTATTACTTTGTTGGATATAAGTTAATGTTGCAAAGATTTTTTTTAACATAAGTCCAGATAGTTATAGATAGCTAAGAATTACGCGATGCCGAGGCTTTGGGATTGCGTTTTGTGCAAATTCTCTTGAATAAAAAACTGTAGCGTGCTCGAAGTAATTATGTTCAAAGTAAGCAACTTGAAACTTGAA
This genomic interval carries:
- the pyrF gene encoding orotidine-5'-phosphate decarboxylase: MTTQQLHEQILQKKSFLCVGLDPDLTKIPQHLLETEDPIFEFNKAIIDATHDLTVGYKPNTAFFEAYGIKGWMSLQKTINYINENYPDIFTIADAKRGDIGNTSSMYAKAFFEDLNFDSVTVAPYMGKDSVEPFLAFENKHTIMLALTSNEGAFDFQTLNTNGRELYKQVLETSKTWKNSENLMYVVGATKAEYFTEIRKIVPGSFLLVPGIGAQGGSLSEVCKYGMNDKVGLLVNSARAIIYASKGTDFAEKAREEALSVQKEMAAIIDSRF
- a CDS encoding ABC transporter substrate-binding protein, with the translated sequence MKQLTDQLGTVHTFETAPKRIISLVPSQTELLYDLGLEEKIIGITKFCVHPFHFKSTKKTVGGTKKIHFEKIKLLEPDIIICNKEENTLEIVEQLSAICPVWVTNIITIEDNFQMISDFGQLFNCRTEAQKWNDKLAFALSDFKNYIKDIKEKKAAYFIWKNPYMVAGKDTYINEILKLNHFKNIYEDKGRYPEIELKKMRLEGDPDIVFLSSEPYPFKEEDAFEIGRFTHHAKTVFVDGEMFSWHGSRLLKAFSYFKLLHERLKN